The following are encoded together in the Platichthys flesus chromosome 9, fPlaFle2.1, whole genome shotgun sequence genome:
- the fsd1 gene encoding fibronectin type III and SPRY domain-containing protein 1, with the protein MGDQKESLFKITHTLAMKNEEISNFICTLKQNLDNLEANSNRVQDDMQSEFTALHSALDEMKETMLTRIKQERASRTYELQSQLSACSKALESSEELLELANQTLCSSETDGFTQAAKDIKDSVTMAPAFRLSLKAKASDNMSHLMVDFSQEREMLQGLKFLPVPATPEIQVSECQVCDNTVTVAWTLQEPDTKIDHYILEHRRTNHEGPPRIREDYPWMVVEGIRELEHTLTGLRFDTRYMTFRVRACNKAVAGEFSEPVTLETHAFTFKLDSGSAHQNLKIEDLSVEWDSGGGKIQDIRKEKNRTNSPMHSPARSALMSPKRAPTARPGRDRFTAESYTVLADTMIDAGQQYWEVRFDKESKAFAVGVALRTLGRFDQLGKSNASWCIHLNNWLQQSLTAKHNNKARTLDCPIPSKIGVYVNYEEGALSFYNAKTKQLMHTFKTKFPQPVIPAFMVWNGSFSVVTGLQVPSMVQSGQRRNSGTSSSNASLT; encoded by the exons ATGGGCGACCAGAAG GAATCCCTGTTTAAGATCACCCACACACTGGCCATGAAGAACGAGGAGATTTCAAACTTCATCTGCACTCTGAAACAGAACCTAGACAACTTGGAG GCAAACTCCAACCGGGTGCAGGACGACATGCAGTCCGAGTTCACCGCCCTCCACTCAGCCCTGGACGAGATGAAGGAAACCATGCTGACACGCATCAAACAGGAGAGAGCCAGCCGCACCTACGAACTACAG AGTCAGCTGAGTGCCTGCTCCAAGGCCCTGGAGAGTtcggaggagctgctggagctggccAATCAGACGCTCTGTTCCTCGGAGACGGACGGTTTCACTCAG gcGGCCAAAGACATTAAGGATAG CGTGACGATGGCTCCGGCCTTCCGCCTCTCCCTGAAGGCTAAGGCCAGTGACAACATGAGTCATCTGATGGTGGACTTCAGCCAGGAGAGGGAGATGTTGCAGGGTCTCAAGTTTCTCCCAG TTCCTGCCACTCCAGAGATCCAGGTGTCAGAGTGCCAGGTGTGTGACAACACAGTGACTGTAGCATGGACCTTACAGGAGCCTGACACTAAGATAGACCACTACATACTGGAACATCGACGGACAAACCACGAGGGTCCACCACGCATCAGGGAGGACTACCCCTggatggtggtggaggggaTACGAGAGTTGGAGCACACACTGACGG GTCTTCGCTTTGACACCCGGTACATGACGTTCAGAGTGAGAGCGTGTAACAAGGCCGTGGCAGGAGAGTTCTCTGAGCCAGTTACTCTAGAAACTCATG CCTTCACCTTCAAACTGGACTCTGGTTCGGCTCATCAGAACCTAAAGATTGAGGACTTGAGTGTGGAGTGGGACAGCGGCGGAGGAAAGATCCAGGACATCCGCAAAGAGAAGAACCGAACCAACTCCCCTATGCATTCTCCAGCCAG GTCAGCACTCATGTCTCCTAAAAGAGCACCGACTGCCCGTCCAGGCAGAGACCGGTTCACGGCAGAGTCCTACACAGTGCTGg CTGACACCATGATCGATGCCGGCCAACAGTACTGGGAAGTGCGGTTTGACAAGGAGAGCAAGGCCTTTGCTGTCGGGGTGGCCCTGCGGACCCTCGGCCGATTTGACCAGTTGGGGAAAAGCAACGCCTCCTGGTGCATCCATCTGAACAACTGGCTGCAGCAGAGCCTCACAGCCAAGCACAACAACAAGGCTCGAACACTGGACTGTCCGATCCCAAGCAAGATAGGAGTCTACGTCAACTACGAAGAAG GTGCTCTGTCTTTCTACAACGCCAAAACTAAGCAGCTGATGCACACCTTCAAAACCAAGTTCCCACAGCCAGTTATACCGGCTTTCATG gtgtGGAATGGCAGTTTCTCAGTAGTGACGGGCCTGCAGGTTCCCAGCATGGTGCAAAGCGGTCAGAGGAGGAACAGCGGCACCAGCAGCTCCAACGCCAGCCTCACCTAG
- the LOC133961112 gene encoding uncharacterized protein LOC133961112 isoform X1: protein MEMWPKQSTLMLLTVAVMVVSGGQYVILGEEQRKVDVPFGSSLTLGCHLSKEMCDPPVQQFRLRWFFIPSGSTDNAAFNIPSSTESNSTWREIKRNQTLSNVTQKNSGWYFCEFTLEIPHNKVIEINGTQIVIAKSLMEATVYPSLVTSKQANPANPEEPQAIPWWMWIVLGVSTFIVIVLLVICVMLRSGNRRRRAEDQIYANTHPVANKQPSPRPSLPLDTPKIRSSNDDFWTPKSDRVYANGKWKQKK from the exons ATGGAAATGTGGCCGAAACAGTCAACTCTGATGCTGCTTACAG TGGCAGTCATGGTGGTCTCAGGTGGACAATATGTGATTCTGGgggaagaacaaagaaaagtggACGTTCCTTTTGGTTCCTCTCTGACTCTGGGCTGCCATTTGAGCAAGGAGATGTGCGACCCTCCAGTCCAGCAGTTTCGTCTGCGTTGGTTCTTCATCCCTTCTGGATCTACAGACAACGCTGCATTCAATATCCCCAGCAGTACGGAGTCTAACTCCACGTGGCGAGAAATTAAAAGGAACCAAACCCTATCGAATGTTACCCAGAAGAACAGCGGATGGTATTTTTGTGAATTCACTTTGGAGATTCCCCACAATAAAGTTATTGAGATCAATGGAACACAAATAGTTATTG CAAAGAGCTTAATGGAAGCCACAGTGTACCCGTCACTAGTGACTAGTAAGCAAG CTAACCCGGCTAACCCAGAAGAGCCCCAAGCCATTCCCTGGTGGATGTGGATCGTGTTGGGGGTGTCGACTTTCATCGTGATCGTCCTGCTGGTCATATGTGTGATGTTGAGAAGCGGAAATCGCAGAAGGAGGG CAGAAGATCAGATCTATGCAAACACTCATCCTGTGGCCAACAAGCAGCCGTCACCTCGGCCTTCTCTGCCGCTGGACACCCCGAAGATACGTTCGTCCAACGATGACTTCTGGACCCCGAAATCCGACAGGGTATACGCCAACGGCAAATGGAAGCAGAAAAAGTGA
- the LOC133961112 gene encoding uncharacterized protein LOC133961112 isoform X2: MEMWPKQSTLMLLTVAVMVVSGGQYVILGEEQRKVDVPFGSSLTLGCHLSKEMCDPPVQQFRLRWFFIPSGSTDNAAFNIPSSTESNSTWREIKRNQTLSNVTQKNSGWYFCEFTLEIPHNKVIEINGTQIVIAKSLMEATVYPSLVTSKQANPANPEEPQAIPWWMWIVLGVSTFIVIVLLVICVMLRSGNRRRREDQIYANTHPVANKQPSPRPSLPLDTPKIRSSNDDFWTPKSDRVYANGKWKQKK; the protein is encoded by the exons ATGGAAATGTGGCCGAAACAGTCAACTCTGATGCTGCTTACAG TGGCAGTCATGGTGGTCTCAGGTGGACAATATGTGATTCTGGgggaagaacaaagaaaagtggACGTTCCTTTTGGTTCCTCTCTGACTCTGGGCTGCCATTTGAGCAAGGAGATGTGCGACCCTCCAGTCCAGCAGTTTCGTCTGCGTTGGTTCTTCATCCCTTCTGGATCTACAGACAACGCTGCATTCAATATCCCCAGCAGTACGGAGTCTAACTCCACGTGGCGAGAAATTAAAAGGAACCAAACCCTATCGAATGTTACCCAGAAGAACAGCGGATGGTATTTTTGTGAATTCACTTTGGAGATTCCCCACAATAAAGTTATTGAGATCAATGGAACACAAATAGTTATTG CAAAGAGCTTAATGGAAGCCACAGTGTACCCGTCACTAGTGACTAGTAAGCAAG CTAACCCGGCTAACCCAGAAGAGCCCCAAGCCATTCCCTGGTGGATGTGGATCGTGTTGGGGGTGTCGACTTTCATCGTGATCGTCCTGCTGGTCATATGTGTGATGTTGAGAAGCGGAAATCGCAGAAGGAGGG AAGATCAGATCTATGCAAACACTCATCCTGTGGCCAACAAGCAGCCGTCACCTCGGCCTTCTCTGCCGCTGGACACCCCGAAGATACGTTCGTCCAACGATGACTTCTGGACCCCGAAATCCGACAGGGTATACGCCAACGGCAAATGGAAGCAGAAAAAGTGA
- the LOC133961112 gene encoding uncharacterized protein LOC133961112 isoform X3 gives MEMWPKQSTLMLLTVAVMVVSGGQYVILGEEQRKVDVPFGSSLTLGCHLSKEMCDPPVQQFRLRWFFIPSGSTDNAAFNIPSSTESNSTWREIKRNQTLSNVTQKNSGWYFCEFTLEIPHNKVIEINGTQIVIANPANPEEPQAIPWWMWIVLGVSTFIVIVLLVICVMLRSGNRRRRAEDQIYANTHPVANKQPSPRPSLPLDTPKIRSSNDDFWTPKSDRVYANGKWKQKK, from the exons ATGGAAATGTGGCCGAAACAGTCAACTCTGATGCTGCTTACAG TGGCAGTCATGGTGGTCTCAGGTGGACAATATGTGATTCTGGgggaagaacaaagaaaagtggACGTTCCTTTTGGTTCCTCTCTGACTCTGGGCTGCCATTTGAGCAAGGAGATGTGCGACCCTCCAGTCCAGCAGTTTCGTCTGCGTTGGTTCTTCATCCCTTCTGGATCTACAGACAACGCTGCATTCAATATCCCCAGCAGTACGGAGTCTAACTCCACGTGGCGAGAAATTAAAAGGAACCAAACCCTATCGAATGTTACCCAGAAGAACAGCGGATGGTATTTTTGTGAATTCACTTTGGAGATTCCCCACAATAAAGTTATTGAGATCAATGGAACACAAATAGTTATTG CTAACCCGGCTAACCCAGAAGAGCCCCAAGCCATTCCCTGGTGGATGTGGATCGTGTTGGGGGTGTCGACTTTCATCGTGATCGTCCTGCTGGTCATATGTGTGATGTTGAGAAGCGGAAATCGCAGAAGGAGGG CAGAAGATCAGATCTATGCAAACACTCATCCTGTGGCCAACAAGCAGCCGTCACCTCGGCCTTCTCTGCCGCTGGACACCCCGAAGATACGTTCGTCCAACGATGACTTCTGGACCCCGAAATCCGACAGGGTATACGCCAACGGCAAATGGAAGCAGAAAAAGTGA
- the si:ch211-129c21.1 gene encoding semaphorin-4E — protein MSLHKALSIVCGLMLHVSLGALNTHCAPRKTVPYQNELKMFREEGISNYSTMLMRDDLGVLLLGAREAIYALDIDNISVRKSVVYQRVTEEKQRECTYKGKHAEVECRNYIRTLHRVNDTAMYVCGTNAFSPTCDYMTFVSGQLKLQGKQEEGKGKCPFDPFQRYSSLMVGNDLYSATSINFLGSEPVVLRSSNLALRTEFKSSWLSEPNFVYMDFVGESFDSSDGDDDKVYLFFSENAMEYDFYSKVTVSRVARVCKGDMGGQRTLQRKWTSFLKARLDCSLPEPSLPPIVQDVFLLKHEDWRKSVFYAVFKPQSSLSQVSAVCAYSVSDIRNVFNEGKFKTPVAVETSHVKWVMYTGEVPVPRPGACINDVARKMGMNRSLDLPDKTLQFIRDRPLMDEAVPPLTGGPLLVKRGALLTRIVVDSVLALDGQRYTVMFIGTENGFVQKAVNYAGEMFIIEEIQLFEDPEPISILRLSSTKGLLYAGSDFGAVQMPVSNCSRYDTCVDCILARDPYCAWDFSTGRCSSVHSLTPAPITAMQSLKEGDVSRCPQPDPVAAVDFTLVPQNNIQLSCQPHSNLAQLVWRFSDQTLRSDHKYYIYSGGLLILGASESDAGLYTCDSVEQINGRTYNRTVAVYRLQLCSGPGVVDSTTPGTEVTNSSDPSPRVNTAAPGPEDPSSPETHSDTGRVTSLEVAVGVLSLFCLTLMGVIYCIWSGRCLACFRFAPVLQSPSETEGKRQPACEYMHIQNRTSAVKLLGPESGRPCTANNNHTAVDFKGNGEHHFTPMANISSLDGLGYINDESEI, from the exons ATGTCTCTTCACAAAGCTCTGAGCATCGTCTGTGGATTGATGCTGCATGTTTCACTCGGTGCACTCAACACTCACTGTGCCCCACGCAAGACTGTCCCGTATCAGA ATGAGCTGAAGATGTTCAGAGAGGAGGGGATCTCCAACTACTCCACTATGTTGATGAGAGACGACCTGGgcgtgctgctgctgggagccaGAGAGGCCATATACGCTCTGGACATCGACAACATCTCAGTGAGAAAGTCTGTG GTGTACCAGCGAGTGACcgaggagaagcagagggagtGCACGTACAAGGGAAAACACGCTGAG GTGGAATGCCGCAACTACATTCGAACCCTGCACAGAGTGAATGACACTGCGATGTATGTGTGCGGCACCAATGCTTTTAGCCCCACATGTGATTATATG ACTTTTGTAAGCGGACAGCTGAAGCTGCAGGgaaagcaggaggaggggaaggggaaGTGTCCTTTTGATCCCTTCCAGAGATACTCCTCCCTCATGGTTG GAAATGACCTGTATTCTGCTACATCCATCAACTTCTTGGGCTCCGAGCCTGTGGTCCTGCGCAGCTCAAACTTGGCCCTCCGCACTGAGTTTAAGAGCTCCTGGCTCAGTG AGCCTAACTTCGTCTACATGGACTTTGTTGGGGAGAGTTTTGACAGTTCAGATGGCGACGATGATAAGGTGTACCTGTTCTTCAGCGAGAACGCCATGGAGTACGACTTCTACAGCAAAGTCACAGTGTCACGAGTGGCCCGTGTCTGCAAG GGGGATATGGGCGGCCAGCGGACGCTGCAGAGGAAATGGACGTCGTTTCTGAAAGCTCGTCTGGATTGTTCCCTCCCTGAACCCAGCCTGCCCCCAATTGTCCAGGATGTCTTCCTGCTGAAGCACGAGGACTGGAGGAAGAGCGTCTTCTACGCTGTCTTCAAACCGCAATC GAGTTTGTCCCAGGTTTCTGCTGTGTGCGCGTACAGCGTCTCTGAcatcagaaatgttttcaatGAGGGAAAGTTCAAGACACCTGTTGCCGTGGAGACCTCCCATGTGAAGTGGGTGATGTACACCGGAGAAGTGCCAGTCCCCAGACCAGGAGCG TGCATCAATGATGTGGCTCGCAAAATGGGGATGAACCGCTCTCTGGACCTTCCTGACAAAACCCTCCAGTTCATCAGAGACCGTCCCCTCATGGACGAGGCCGTTCCTCCGCTGACAGGAGGGCCGCTGCTGGTCAAGAGGGGAGCTCTGCTGACTCGGATTGTGGTGGACAGCGTGCTGGCGCTGGACGGACAGAGATACACTGTCATGTTTATTGGCACTG AAAACGGCTTTGTTCAGAAGGCTGTTAACTACGCCGGAGAAATGTTCATCATTGAGGAGATTCAACTGTTTGAAGACCCTGAGCCGATCAGCATCCTGCGCCTCTCATCCACCAAG ggtcTGCTGTACGCAGGTTCAGATTTTGGTGCTGTACAGATGCCAGTCAGTAACTGCAGCCGCTACGACACGTGTGTGGACTGCATCCTGGCCAGGGATCCGTACTGTGCCTGGGACTTTTCCACTGGGCGCTGCTCCTCGGTCCACAGCCTAACCCCCGCCCCAATTACTGCAATGCAGAGTCTGAAGGAGGGAGACGTCTCACGCTGTCCTCAGCCAG atCCAGTTGCAGCTGTGGACTTCACCCTCGTCCCACAGAACAACATCCAGCTGTCCTGCCAGCCCCACTCCAACTTGGCACAGCTCGTCTGGCGTTTCTCTGACCAAACCCTTCGCTCCGACCACAAATACTACATCTACAGCGGGGGCCTCCTCATCTTGGGCGCCTCTGAATCGGACGCCGGCCTTTACACCTGCGACTCAGTAGAGCAGATAAACGGCAGAACATACAACCGAACTGTGGCGGTTTATCGTTTACAGCTCTGCTCTGGACCTGGAGTGGTGGACAGCACCACTCCTGGCACTGAGGTGACGAATTCCTCGGACCCTTCTCCCCGTGTGAACACAGCTGCGCCGGGACCAGAGGACCCGTCGTCCCCTGAGACGCACAGCGACACTGGCAGGGTGACTAGTTTGGAGGTGGCCGTGGGTGTGCTCTCGCTGTTTTGCCTCACTCTGATGGGGGTCATATATTGCATCTGGAGTGGACGATGCTTGGCGTGTTTCAGGTTCGCGCCGGTGCTCCAGAGCCCCAGCGAGACCGAGGGGAAGCGGCAGCCGGCGTGTGAATACATGCACATCCAGAATAGGACGTCAGCGGTAAAGCTTCTGGGGCCTGAATCTGGGAGACCTTGCACAGCCAATAATAATCACACTGCTGTGGACTTCAAAGGGAACGGCGAGCACCACTTCACACCTATGGCCAACATTTCAAGTCTGGATGGTCTCGGATACATAAATGATGAGTCAGAGATTTGA
- the scamp4 gene encoding secretory carrier-associated membrane protein 4: MGERVNNFPPLPQILRIKPCFYHNIEEEIPAPHQQLVRRVYTLWMMYSGTLCMNVIGCIAWWAGGGNAINFGFSLLWLVLFSPCSYTCWFRPLYKAFRADSSFNFMAFFFIFFLQCVLALIQTIGISNWGTCGWIATMMFFSTNVGSAIVMLITTLLFTLVTALMALVLIRVHRLYRGGGGSMERAQEEWSTGLWKNAPVREAGFNAVAQSAQGPSLPQYPAAVPNYPDNSHW, from the exons ATGGGAG AGCGCGTGAATAACTTCCCTCCCCTGCCTcagattttgagaataaaacCATGTTTCTACCATAACATTGAAGAGGAAATTCCCGCTCCCCACCAGCAGCTGGTGCGCAGAGTCTACACACTCTGGATGA TGTATTCAGGCACGCTGTGCATGAATGTGATCGGGTGTATTGCCTGGTGGGCCGGGGGTGGCAATGCCATCAACTTTGgcttctctctgctctggctCGTCCTCTTCAGCCCCTGTAGTTACACCTGCTGGTTCAGACCACTCTACAAAGCCTTCAG GGCTGATAGCTCGTTCAACTTCATGGCCTTCTTCTTCATATTCTTTCTCCAGTGTGTCTTGGCCCTCATCCAGACTATAGGCATATCTAACTGGGGGACATG CGGCTGGATTGCCACAATGATGTTTTTCAGCACAAATGTGGGCTCCGCTATAGTGATGCTTATCACAACTCTGCTCTTTACTCTGGTGACTGCTTTAATGGCACTGGTGCTCATTAGG GTGCACAGACTGTATCGCGGCGGTGGCGGGAGCATGGAGCGCGCTCAGGAAGAGTGGAGCACCGGCCTGTGGAAAAATGCACCAGTGAGGGAAGCAGGGTTCAACGCTGTGGCTCAGTCAGCCCAGGGCCCGAGTTTGCCCCAGTACCCTGCAGCGGTGCCAAACTATCCTGACAACAGTCACTGGTGA